One part of the Musa acuminata AAA Group cultivar baxijiao chromosome BXJ1-5, Cavendish_Baxijiao_AAA, whole genome shotgun sequence genome encodes these proteins:
- the LOC135674219 gene encoding zinc finger CCCH domain-containing protein 24-like isoform X1, whose amino-acid sequence MAAMEMTAPQPSEENEVANRESTAVVVSAGDDALEVGDGVDSSSAKRKREEEEREVEGVEETKVSDAGDGKTRRDLLWKTSLCSFYRRQPGKAGCSHGDACRYAHGEVELRIRPDNTWDPTSERAKKLLRASNNGDDAKAESSEAEDPTVDVTSLDKCLIGLPRKWASDNLKSFLDGQGILYKTAKKKKGMTVGFVCFEDSQQLESAIEVLNANSTSGKQIKVVDAIRRSHEKKSEIPTSNQTKGQLVDSEQCTDDPNTSTSTSLIEDDDAVEKNTSVFEGLVSKTTRTARDVVAPLADLPYGDQLEKKKKTLMQTLKRLTRNARKACPASVALPEWITKSRDIGGLPCKFEGILESPLANGYRNKCEFSVGVSLKGKPTVGFMVGNFREGITAIEEPINCPNVSRISSEYALIFQEFLQSSVLPIWNRLENKGFWRQFTVREGRKTSQISSTENAENSVVEVMLIIQVCSSDVDAEIMKNEFQKMVQCLAHGAAACQPPLPLTVIVVQDHKGISNAAPADCPLIPLMVPVAEQQLCSENKCATEARIHDYISNLRFSISPTAFFQVNTLAAERLYSLAGNWADLNPETLLFDICCGTGTIGLTLAHCVGMVVGIEMNASAVSDAQRNAMINDIKNCRFVCGKAEDVVGALLKEYLDVPKQHGIISEVSSMSHTAKASKEEMLSCPENGPNKNLEPVGVSVENYDGGVKSEASLEGSSEENLTSDSMAVDGLDKDLNVSMETMGTCSAECSDTTEDNQVCKEPTEETCASKDEDGAVMHQFKNVVAIVDPPRVGLHPVVIKALRTHPRIRRLVYISCNPESLVANAIELCTPTTDMPEKGKGNRGWRNMSSAGLARHRTKSMPKSEPFQPVRAMAVDMFPHTDHCEMVMLLER is encoded by the exons ATGGCGGCCATGGAAATGACGGCGCCGCAGCCCAGTGAAGAGAACGAAGTAGCGAACCGCGAGTCGACCGCGGTCGTCGTCTCCGCCGGAGATGATGCTTTGGAAGTCGGAGATGGCGTCGACTCTTCTTCCGCGAaacggaagagggaggaggaggagagagaagtTGAAGGAGTGGAAGAAACAAAGGTTTCGGATGCAGGAGATGGGAAGACGAGAAGGGACCTGTTGTGGAAGACGAGCCTGTGCTCGTTCTACCGGCGGCAGCCCGGTAAGGCGGGCTGTAGCCATGGAGACGCTTGCCGCTACGCCCACGGCGAGGTGGAGCTCCGCATTCGTCCCGATAACACGTGGGATCCCACCTCCGAGAGGGCCAAGAAGCTCCTTAGGGCCTCTAATAATGGAGATGATGCAAAGGCCGAATCTTCAGAGGCCGAAGACCCAACAGTCGATGTTACTTCGCTCGATAAATGCCTCATTGGCCTCCCGAGAAAGTGGGCATCGGACAACCTGAAGAGCTTCCTCGATGGTCAG GGAATTCTGTACAAAacagcaaaaaagaagaaaggaatGACTGTAGGTTTTGTGTGCTTTGAGGATAGCCAACAGCTCGAAAGCGCAATTGAG GTACTAAATGCGAATTCAACTAGTGGGAAACAAATAAAAGTCGTAGATGCCATTCGTCGGTCTCACGAAAAGAAATCTGAAATTCCAACTTCTAATCAAACTAAAGGGCAGCTTGTTGATAGTGAACAATGCACAGATGATCCCAATACCTCGACATCAACAAGCTTAATTGAGGATGATGATGCAGTTGAAAAAAACACTTCTGTTTTTGAAGGGCTAGTTTCAAAGACAACAAGAACTGCTCGTGATGTTGTTGCTCCTCTTGCTGATTTGCCCTATGGCGATcagttggagaagaagaagaagacacttaTGCAGACACTAAAAAGACTT ACTCGTAATGCACGAAAGGCTTGTCCTGCATCTGTTGCATTGCCAGAGTGGATAACTAAATCTAGGGATATTG GTGGTCTTCCTTGCAAATTTGAAGGTATATTAGAGTCACCACTAGCCAATGGGTATCGGAACAAATGTGAGTTCTCAGTTGGTGTTTCTTTGAAGGGTAAACCAACTGTTGGCTTTATGGTTGGAAATTTCAG GGAGGGTATAACAGCAATTGAGGAACCTATCAACTGCCCAAATGTGTCTAGGATATCCTCTGAATATGCTTTAATTTTTCAGGAGTTCCTACAGTCCTCAGTGTTGCCTATATGGAACAGGCTTGAGAACAAAGGGTTTTGGCGTCAGTTTACA GTTCGAGAAGGAAGGAAAACCAGCCAAATATCTTCTACAGAGAATGCAGAAAATTCTGTTGTGGAGGTTATGCTAATCATTCAG GTTTGCTCATCTGATGTTGATGCAGAAATAATGAAAAATGAATTCCAGAAGATGGTCCAGTGTCTTGCGCATGGAGCAGCTGCTTGTCAACCTCCACTTCCTCTAACAGTAATTGTCGTGCAG GATCACAAAGGGATATCAAATGCTGCTCCAGCTGATTGTCCTTTGATTCCATTAATGGTACCAGTAGCGGAACAGCAGCTTTGCTCAGAAAATAAATGTGCAACTGAAGCAAGAATTCATGATTATATAAGCAATCTCCGCTTCTCTATATCTCCAACAGCATTTTTCCAA GTTAACACTCTTGCCGCAGAGAGGCTGTACTCACTTGCTGGAAATTGGGCAGATCTTAATCCAGAAACATTGCTTTTTGATATATGTTGTGGGACAGGAACAATTGGCCTGACCTTAGCTCACTGTGTTGGCATG GTCGTTGGCATTGAAATGAATGCATCTGCAGTTTCTGATGCACAAAGAAATGCAATGATTAATGACATAAAGAATTGCAGGTTTGTCTGTGGGAAG GCAGAAGACGTTGTGGGGGCCTTACTCAAGGAATATCTTGATGTTCCGAAGCAGCATGGTATCATTTCTGAAGTCTCGAGCATGAGTCATACAG CTAAAGCAAGCAAGGAGGAGATGCTATCATGTCCAGAAAATGGTCCTAATAAAAACTTGGAACCCGTAGGGGTATCAGTAGAGAATTATGATGGAGGAGTCAAGTCTGAAGCAAGTCTAGAAGGCTCCAGTGAAGAAAATTTGACTAGTGATTCCATGGCTGTTGATGGTCTAGACAAGGATCTTAATGTCTCAATGGAAACCATGGGAACTTGCTCAGCAGAGTGTAGTGACACAACTGAGGATAATCAGGTGTGTAAAGAACCGACTGAGGAGACATGTGCTTCTAAAGACGAGGATGGTGCAGTCATGCATCAATTTAAGAATGTCGTTGCCATTGTTGATCCACCACGTGTTGGACTCCATCCCGTG gtaatcaaagctttaaggacTCATCCACGTATAAGGCGCCTCGT CTATATTTCTTGCAATCCTGAAAGTTTAGTGGCTAATGCCATCGAACTCTGTACTCCGACCACCGATATGCCAGAGAAAGGGAAAGGCAATAGAGGATGGCGGAACATGAGCAGTGCTGGTCTGGCTAGGCATCGGACCAAATCGATGCCCAAGTCAGAGCCATTCCAACCAGTCAGGGCGATGGCAGTTGATATGTTTCCCCATACTGACCACTGTGAGATGGTGATGCTTCTTGAGCGCTGA
- the LOC135674219 gene encoding zinc finger CCCH domain-containing protein 24-like isoform X4, with protein sequence MAAMEMTAPQPSEENEVANRESTAVVVSAGDDALEVGDGVDSSSAKRKREEEEREVEGVEETKVSDAGDGKTRRDLLWKTSLCSFYRRQPGKAGCSHGDACRYAHGEVELRIRPDNTWDPTSERAKKLLRASNNGDDAKAESSEAEDPTVDVTSLDKCLIGLPRKWASDNLKSFLDGQGILYKTAKKKKGMTVGFVCFEDSQQLESAIEVLNANSTSGKQIKVVDAIRRSHEKKSEIPTSNQTKGQLVDSEQCTDDPNTSTSTSLIEDDDAVEKNTSVFEGLVSKTTRTARDVVAPLADLPYGDQLEKKKKTLMQTLKRLTRNARKACPASVALPEWITKSRDIGGLPCKFEGILESPLANGYRNKCEFSVGVSLKGKPTVGFMVGNFREGITAIEEPINCPNVSRISSEYALIFQEFLQSSVLPIWNRLENKGFWRQFTVREGRKTSQISSTENAENSVVEVMLIIQVCSSDVDAEIMKNEFQKMVQCLAHGAAACQPPLPLTVIVVQDHKGISNAAPADCPLIPLMVPVAEQQLCSENKCATEARIHDYISNLRFSISPTAFFQVNTLAAERLYSLAGNWADLNPETLLFDICCGTGTIGLTLAHCVGMVVGIEMNASAVSDAQRNAMINDIKNCRQKTLWGPYSRNILMFRSSMLKQARRRCYHVQKMVLIKTWNP encoded by the exons ATGGCGGCCATGGAAATGACGGCGCCGCAGCCCAGTGAAGAGAACGAAGTAGCGAACCGCGAGTCGACCGCGGTCGTCGTCTCCGCCGGAGATGATGCTTTGGAAGTCGGAGATGGCGTCGACTCTTCTTCCGCGAaacggaagagggaggaggaggagagagaagtTGAAGGAGTGGAAGAAACAAAGGTTTCGGATGCAGGAGATGGGAAGACGAGAAGGGACCTGTTGTGGAAGACGAGCCTGTGCTCGTTCTACCGGCGGCAGCCCGGTAAGGCGGGCTGTAGCCATGGAGACGCTTGCCGCTACGCCCACGGCGAGGTGGAGCTCCGCATTCGTCCCGATAACACGTGGGATCCCACCTCCGAGAGGGCCAAGAAGCTCCTTAGGGCCTCTAATAATGGAGATGATGCAAAGGCCGAATCTTCAGAGGCCGAAGACCCAACAGTCGATGTTACTTCGCTCGATAAATGCCTCATTGGCCTCCCGAGAAAGTGGGCATCGGACAACCTGAAGAGCTTCCTCGATGGTCAG GGAATTCTGTACAAAacagcaaaaaagaagaaaggaatGACTGTAGGTTTTGTGTGCTTTGAGGATAGCCAACAGCTCGAAAGCGCAATTGAG GTACTAAATGCGAATTCAACTAGTGGGAAACAAATAAAAGTCGTAGATGCCATTCGTCGGTCTCACGAAAAGAAATCTGAAATTCCAACTTCTAATCAAACTAAAGGGCAGCTTGTTGATAGTGAACAATGCACAGATGATCCCAATACCTCGACATCAACAAGCTTAATTGAGGATGATGATGCAGTTGAAAAAAACACTTCTGTTTTTGAAGGGCTAGTTTCAAAGACAACAAGAACTGCTCGTGATGTTGTTGCTCCTCTTGCTGATTTGCCCTATGGCGATcagttggagaagaagaagaagacacttaTGCAGACACTAAAAAGACTT ACTCGTAATGCACGAAAGGCTTGTCCTGCATCTGTTGCATTGCCAGAGTGGATAACTAAATCTAGGGATATTG GTGGTCTTCCTTGCAAATTTGAAGGTATATTAGAGTCACCACTAGCCAATGGGTATCGGAACAAATGTGAGTTCTCAGTTGGTGTTTCTTTGAAGGGTAAACCAACTGTTGGCTTTATGGTTGGAAATTTCAG GGAGGGTATAACAGCAATTGAGGAACCTATCAACTGCCCAAATGTGTCTAGGATATCCTCTGAATATGCTTTAATTTTTCAGGAGTTCCTACAGTCCTCAGTGTTGCCTATATGGAACAGGCTTGAGAACAAAGGGTTTTGGCGTCAGTTTACA GTTCGAGAAGGAAGGAAAACCAGCCAAATATCTTCTACAGAGAATGCAGAAAATTCTGTTGTGGAGGTTATGCTAATCATTCAG GTTTGCTCATCTGATGTTGATGCAGAAATAATGAAAAATGAATTCCAGAAGATGGTCCAGTGTCTTGCGCATGGAGCAGCTGCTTGTCAACCTCCACTTCCTCTAACAGTAATTGTCGTGCAG GATCACAAAGGGATATCAAATGCTGCTCCAGCTGATTGTCCTTTGATTCCATTAATGGTACCAGTAGCGGAACAGCAGCTTTGCTCAGAAAATAAATGTGCAACTGAAGCAAGAATTCATGATTATATAAGCAATCTCCGCTTCTCTATATCTCCAACAGCATTTTTCCAA GTTAACACTCTTGCCGCAGAGAGGCTGTACTCACTTGCTGGAAATTGGGCAGATCTTAATCCAGAAACATTGCTTTTTGATATATGTTGTGGGACAGGAACAATTGGCCTGACCTTAGCTCACTGTGTTGGCATG GTCGTTGGCATTGAAATGAATGCATCTGCAGTTTCTGATGCACAAAGAAATGCAATGATTAATGACATAAAGAATTGCAG GCAGAAGACGTTGTGGGGGCCTTACTCAAGGAATATCTTGATGTTCCGAAGCAGCATG CTAAAGCAAGCAAGGAGGAGATGCTATCATGTCCAGAAAATGGTCCTAATAAAAACTTGGAACCCGTAG
- the LOC135674219 gene encoding zinc finger CCCH domain-containing protein 24-like isoform X2, with protein sequence MAAMEMTAPQPSEENEVANRESTAVVVSAGDDALEVGDGVDSSSAKRKREEEEREVEGVEETKVSDAGDGKTRRDLLWKTSLCSFYRRQPGKAGCSHGDACRYAHGEVELRIRPDNTWDPTSERAKKLLRASNNGDDAKAESSEAEDPTVDVTSLDKCLIGLPRKWASDNLKSFLDGQGILYKTAKKKKGMTVGFVCFEDSQQLESAIEVLNANSTSGKQIKVVDAIRRSHEKKSEIPTSNQTKGQLVDSEQCTDDPNTSTSTSLIEDDDAVEKNTSVFEGLVSKTTRTARDVVAPLADLPYGDQLEKKKKTLMQTLKRLTRNARKACPASVALPEWITKSRDIGGLPCKFEGILESPLANGYRNKCEFSVGVSLKGKPTVGFMVGNFREGITAIEEPINCPNVSRISSEYALIFQEFLQSSVLPIWNRLENKGFWRQFTVREGRKTSQISSTENAENSVVEVMLIIQVCSSDVDAEIMKNEFQKMVQCLAHGAAACQPPLPLTVIVVQDHKGISNAAPADCPLIPLMVPVAEQQLCSENKCATEARIHDYISNLRFSISPTAFFQVNTLAAERLYSLAGNWADLNPETLLFDICCGTGTIGLTLAHCVGMVVGIEMNASAVSDAQRNAMINDIKNCRFVCGKAEDVVGALLKEYLDVPKQHAKASKEEMLSCPENGPNKNLEPVGVSVENYDGGVKSEASLEGSSEENLTSDSMAVDGLDKDLNVSMETMGTCSAECSDTTEDNQVCKEPTEETCASKDEDGAVMHQFKNVVAIVDPPRVGLHPVVIKALRTHPRIRRLVYISCNPESLVANAIELCTPTTDMPEKGKGNRGWRNMSSAGLARHRTKSMPKSEPFQPVRAMAVDMFPHTDHCEMVMLLER encoded by the exons ATGGCGGCCATGGAAATGACGGCGCCGCAGCCCAGTGAAGAGAACGAAGTAGCGAACCGCGAGTCGACCGCGGTCGTCGTCTCCGCCGGAGATGATGCTTTGGAAGTCGGAGATGGCGTCGACTCTTCTTCCGCGAaacggaagagggaggaggaggagagagaagtTGAAGGAGTGGAAGAAACAAAGGTTTCGGATGCAGGAGATGGGAAGACGAGAAGGGACCTGTTGTGGAAGACGAGCCTGTGCTCGTTCTACCGGCGGCAGCCCGGTAAGGCGGGCTGTAGCCATGGAGACGCTTGCCGCTACGCCCACGGCGAGGTGGAGCTCCGCATTCGTCCCGATAACACGTGGGATCCCACCTCCGAGAGGGCCAAGAAGCTCCTTAGGGCCTCTAATAATGGAGATGATGCAAAGGCCGAATCTTCAGAGGCCGAAGACCCAACAGTCGATGTTACTTCGCTCGATAAATGCCTCATTGGCCTCCCGAGAAAGTGGGCATCGGACAACCTGAAGAGCTTCCTCGATGGTCAG GGAATTCTGTACAAAacagcaaaaaagaagaaaggaatGACTGTAGGTTTTGTGTGCTTTGAGGATAGCCAACAGCTCGAAAGCGCAATTGAG GTACTAAATGCGAATTCAACTAGTGGGAAACAAATAAAAGTCGTAGATGCCATTCGTCGGTCTCACGAAAAGAAATCTGAAATTCCAACTTCTAATCAAACTAAAGGGCAGCTTGTTGATAGTGAACAATGCACAGATGATCCCAATACCTCGACATCAACAAGCTTAATTGAGGATGATGATGCAGTTGAAAAAAACACTTCTGTTTTTGAAGGGCTAGTTTCAAAGACAACAAGAACTGCTCGTGATGTTGTTGCTCCTCTTGCTGATTTGCCCTATGGCGATcagttggagaagaagaagaagacacttaTGCAGACACTAAAAAGACTT ACTCGTAATGCACGAAAGGCTTGTCCTGCATCTGTTGCATTGCCAGAGTGGATAACTAAATCTAGGGATATTG GTGGTCTTCCTTGCAAATTTGAAGGTATATTAGAGTCACCACTAGCCAATGGGTATCGGAACAAATGTGAGTTCTCAGTTGGTGTTTCTTTGAAGGGTAAACCAACTGTTGGCTTTATGGTTGGAAATTTCAG GGAGGGTATAACAGCAATTGAGGAACCTATCAACTGCCCAAATGTGTCTAGGATATCCTCTGAATATGCTTTAATTTTTCAGGAGTTCCTACAGTCCTCAGTGTTGCCTATATGGAACAGGCTTGAGAACAAAGGGTTTTGGCGTCAGTTTACA GTTCGAGAAGGAAGGAAAACCAGCCAAATATCTTCTACAGAGAATGCAGAAAATTCTGTTGTGGAGGTTATGCTAATCATTCAG GTTTGCTCATCTGATGTTGATGCAGAAATAATGAAAAATGAATTCCAGAAGATGGTCCAGTGTCTTGCGCATGGAGCAGCTGCTTGTCAACCTCCACTTCCTCTAACAGTAATTGTCGTGCAG GATCACAAAGGGATATCAAATGCTGCTCCAGCTGATTGTCCTTTGATTCCATTAATGGTACCAGTAGCGGAACAGCAGCTTTGCTCAGAAAATAAATGTGCAACTGAAGCAAGAATTCATGATTATATAAGCAATCTCCGCTTCTCTATATCTCCAACAGCATTTTTCCAA GTTAACACTCTTGCCGCAGAGAGGCTGTACTCACTTGCTGGAAATTGGGCAGATCTTAATCCAGAAACATTGCTTTTTGATATATGTTGTGGGACAGGAACAATTGGCCTGACCTTAGCTCACTGTGTTGGCATG GTCGTTGGCATTGAAATGAATGCATCTGCAGTTTCTGATGCACAAAGAAATGCAATGATTAATGACATAAAGAATTGCAGGTTTGTCTGTGGGAAG GCAGAAGACGTTGTGGGGGCCTTACTCAAGGAATATCTTGATGTTCCGAAGCAGCATG CTAAAGCAAGCAAGGAGGAGATGCTATCATGTCCAGAAAATGGTCCTAATAAAAACTTGGAACCCGTAGGGGTATCAGTAGAGAATTATGATGGAGGAGTCAAGTCTGAAGCAAGTCTAGAAGGCTCCAGTGAAGAAAATTTGACTAGTGATTCCATGGCTGTTGATGGTCTAGACAAGGATCTTAATGTCTCAATGGAAACCATGGGAACTTGCTCAGCAGAGTGTAGTGACACAACTGAGGATAATCAGGTGTGTAAAGAACCGACTGAGGAGACATGTGCTTCTAAAGACGAGGATGGTGCAGTCATGCATCAATTTAAGAATGTCGTTGCCATTGTTGATCCACCACGTGTTGGACTCCATCCCGTG gtaatcaaagctttaaggacTCATCCACGTATAAGGCGCCTCGT CTATATTTCTTGCAATCCTGAAAGTTTAGTGGCTAATGCCATCGAACTCTGTACTCCGACCACCGATATGCCAGAGAAAGGGAAAGGCAATAGAGGATGGCGGAACATGAGCAGTGCTGGTCTGGCTAGGCATCGGACCAAATCGATGCCCAAGTCAGAGCCATTCCAACCAGTCAGGGCGATGGCAGTTGATATGTTTCCCCATACTGACCACTGTGAGATGGTGATGCTTCTTGAGCGCTGA
- the LOC135674219 gene encoding zinc finger CCCH domain-containing protein 24-like isoform X3 — protein sequence MAAMEMTAPQPSEENEVANRESTAVVVSAGDDALEVGDGVDSSSAKRKREEEEREVEGVEETKVSDAGDGKTRRDLLWKTSLCSFYRRQPGKAGCSHGDACRYAHGEVELRIRPDNTWDPTSERAKKLLRASNNGDDAKAESSEAEDPTVDVTSLDKCLIGLPRKWASDNLKSFLDGQGILYKTAKKKKGMTVGFVCFEDSQQLESAIEVLNANSTSGKQIKVVDAIRRSHEKKSEIPTSNQTKGQLVDSEQCTDDPNTSTSTSLIEDDDAVEKNTSVFEGLVSKTTRTARDVVAPLADLPYGDQLEKKKKTLMQTLKRLTRNARKACPASVALPEWITKSRDIGGLPCKFEGILESPLANGYRNKCEFSVGVSLKGKPTVGFMVGNFREGITAIEEPINCPNVSRISSEYALIFQEFLQSSVLPIWNRLENKGFWRQFTVREGRKTSQISSTENAENSVVEVMLIIQVCSSDVDAEIMKNEFQKMVQCLAHGAAACQPPLPLTVIVVQDHKGISNAAPADCPLIPLMVPVAEQQLCSENKCATEARIHDYISNLRFSISPTAFFQVNTLAAERLYSLAGNWADLNPETLLFDICCGTGTIGLTLAHCVGMVVGIEMNASAVSDAQRNAMINDIKNCRFVCGKLVARQKTLWGPYSRNILMFRSSMLKQARRRCYHVQKMVLIKTWNP from the exons ATGGCGGCCATGGAAATGACGGCGCCGCAGCCCAGTGAAGAGAACGAAGTAGCGAACCGCGAGTCGACCGCGGTCGTCGTCTCCGCCGGAGATGATGCTTTGGAAGTCGGAGATGGCGTCGACTCTTCTTCCGCGAaacggaagagggaggaggaggagagagaagtTGAAGGAGTGGAAGAAACAAAGGTTTCGGATGCAGGAGATGGGAAGACGAGAAGGGACCTGTTGTGGAAGACGAGCCTGTGCTCGTTCTACCGGCGGCAGCCCGGTAAGGCGGGCTGTAGCCATGGAGACGCTTGCCGCTACGCCCACGGCGAGGTGGAGCTCCGCATTCGTCCCGATAACACGTGGGATCCCACCTCCGAGAGGGCCAAGAAGCTCCTTAGGGCCTCTAATAATGGAGATGATGCAAAGGCCGAATCTTCAGAGGCCGAAGACCCAACAGTCGATGTTACTTCGCTCGATAAATGCCTCATTGGCCTCCCGAGAAAGTGGGCATCGGACAACCTGAAGAGCTTCCTCGATGGTCAG GGAATTCTGTACAAAacagcaaaaaagaagaaaggaatGACTGTAGGTTTTGTGTGCTTTGAGGATAGCCAACAGCTCGAAAGCGCAATTGAG GTACTAAATGCGAATTCAACTAGTGGGAAACAAATAAAAGTCGTAGATGCCATTCGTCGGTCTCACGAAAAGAAATCTGAAATTCCAACTTCTAATCAAACTAAAGGGCAGCTTGTTGATAGTGAACAATGCACAGATGATCCCAATACCTCGACATCAACAAGCTTAATTGAGGATGATGATGCAGTTGAAAAAAACACTTCTGTTTTTGAAGGGCTAGTTTCAAAGACAACAAGAACTGCTCGTGATGTTGTTGCTCCTCTTGCTGATTTGCCCTATGGCGATcagttggagaagaagaagaagacacttaTGCAGACACTAAAAAGACTT ACTCGTAATGCACGAAAGGCTTGTCCTGCATCTGTTGCATTGCCAGAGTGGATAACTAAATCTAGGGATATTG GTGGTCTTCCTTGCAAATTTGAAGGTATATTAGAGTCACCACTAGCCAATGGGTATCGGAACAAATGTGAGTTCTCAGTTGGTGTTTCTTTGAAGGGTAAACCAACTGTTGGCTTTATGGTTGGAAATTTCAG GGAGGGTATAACAGCAATTGAGGAACCTATCAACTGCCCAAATGTGTCTAGGATATCCTCTGAATATGCTTTAATTTTTCAGGAGTTCCTACAGTCCTCAGTGTTGCCTATATGGAACAGGCTTGAGAACAAAGGGTTTTGGCGTCAGTTTACA GTTCGAGAAGGAAGGAAAACCAGCCAAATATCTTCTACAGAGAATGCAGAAAATTCTGTTGTGGAGGTTATGCTAATCATTCAG GTTTGCTCATCTGATGTTGATGCAGAAATAATGAAAAATGAATTCCAGAAGATGGTCCAGTGTCTTGCGCATGGAGCAGCTGCTTGTCAACCTCCACTTCCTCTAACAGTAATTGTCGTGCAG GATCACAAAGGGATATCAAATGCTGCTCCAGCTGATTGTCCTTTGATTCCATTAATGGTACCAGTAGCGGAACAGCAGCTTTGCTCAGAAAATAAATGTGCAACTGAAGCAAGAATTCATGATTATATAAGCAATCTCCGCTTCTCTATATCTCCAACAGCATTTTTCCAA GTTAACACTCTTGCCGCAGAGAGGCTGTACTCACTTGCTGGAAATTGGGCAGATCTTAATCCAGAAACATTGCTTTTTGATATATGTTGTGGGACAGGAACAATTGGCCTGACCTTAGCTCACTGTGTTGGCATG GTCGTTGGCATTGAAATGAATGCATCTGCAGTTTCTGATGCACAAAGAAATGCAATGATTAATGACATAAAGAATTGCAGGTTTGTCTGTGGGAAG TTGGTTGCCAGGCAGAAGACGTTGTGGGGGCCTTACTCAAGGAATATCTTGATGTTCCGAAGCAGCATG CTAAAGCAAGCAAGGAGGAGATGCTATCATGTCCAGAAAATGGTCCTAATAAAAACTTGGAACCCGTAG